The following coding sequences lie in one Gemmatimonadota bacterium genomic window:
- a CDS encoding aconitase family protein, whose amino-acid sequence MSDLLTRPTPKRPTTLRFQGRVLFLVDDAELMRLQLQEGADLPLTDELKAKLRDQISTDEITPAYICYFHDETLGEFPYLGLMAKDPATGEPAFPVGRGSVKAGGFVCSVAGKRRGKGSSREQSPYAELMAGIEVVVGESIERIYNENCQNLGMLTTTDFGVIDRIRAGEEIQLEEFLAGKDAITRQIIEYGGLFEFNVARLQGRVDVPLPEALSHAHEGAAAALEAAGTAAEMSGLAPALPSSRPMTLGEKIFARHWVVDAAHGNIGVDWVRPGEAGFFRTDVRFSHEYVTPMAAIFFEEKLGEDAEVTDKSSILFFRDHLTFLAKAMSQERIEQGLLEVANQLEVKQREFSERQGITLYGEQMGQRLGSEAICHSKILEEYAEPGMLIIGTDSHTPHAGAIGALAFGVGTTAIFNSWITKDVRVKIPPSFKVVITGTPRANVTAKDYMLEILRHPYIRDGHAIGQIIEYAGPAVEALSVDERATMTNMAAEVGAFTGLVAADERAVEFMVRERGMDEARARSLVEGMQSDPGAEYVKIIEIDASTVRPMVALPGDPGNGLYVDELADGPIRIDIAYAGSCTAGKKEDMDMYARVFAEAREQGLTVHPDVRCYIQCGSIEVREYCRAQGYLELFEAMGASFIEPGCGACINAGPGVTAAPDEVSISSQNRNFPGRSGPGQLYLASPYTVAASAVAGQVVEWVPGQAIRPLAAREPQLA is encoded by the coding sequence ATGTCGGACCTCCTGACCCGCCCGACCCCCAAGCGTCCCACCACCCTGCGCTTCCAGGGCCGGGTGCTCTTCCTGGTCGACGACGCGGAGCTGATGCGGCTTCAGCTCCAGGAGGGCGCCGACCTGCCCCTGACGGACGAGCTGAAGGCGAAGCTGCGCGACCAGATCAGCACGGACGAGATCACTCCCGCCTACATCTGCTACTTCCACGACGAGACGCTGGGGGAGTTCCCCTATCTGGGTCTGATGGCCAAGGATCCCGCTACCGGCGAGCCGGCCTTTCCCGTGGGGCGTGGCAGCGTCAAAGCGGGTGGCTTCGTGTGCTCGGTGGCCGGCAAGCGGCGCGGCAAGGGGTCCAGCCGCGAACAGAGCCCCTATGCGGAGCTGATGGCCGGGATCGAGGTGGTGGTCGGCGAGAGCATCGAGCGGATCTACAACGAGAACTGCCAGAACCTCGGCATGCTCACCACCACGGACTTCGGCGTGATCGACCGGATCCGCGCGGGTGAGGAGATCCAGCTGGAGGAGTTCCTGGCGGGCAAGGACGCCATCACGCGGCAGATCATCGAGTACGGCGGCCTGTTCGAGTTCAACGTGGCGCGCTTGCAGGGCAGGGTGGACGTCCCGTTGCCGGAGGCGCTGAGCCACGCGCACGAGGGTGCGGCGGCCGCCCTGGAGGCCGCGGGAACCGCTGCCGAGATGTCGGGTCTCGCTCCCGCGCTACCGTCGTCGCGACCCATGACGCTCGGTGAGAAGATCTTTGCCCGTCACTGGGTGGTCGACGCCGCGCACGGGAACATCGGCGTCGACTGGGTGCGACCGGGAGAGGCCGGGTTCTTCCGCACCGATGTCCGCTTCTCGCACGAGTACGTGACCCCCATGGCCGCCATCTTCTTCGAGGAGAAGCTGGGCGAAGATGCGGAGGTGACCGACAAGAGCTCGATCCTGTTCTTCCGCGATCACCTGACGTTTCTCGCCAAGGCGATGAGCCAGGAGCGCATCGAGCAGGGCCTGCTGGAGGTCGCCAACCAGCTCGAGGTCAAGCAGCGCGAGTTCTCGGAGCGTCAGGGCATCACGCTGTACGGCGAACAGATGGGCCAGCGCCTGGGTTCGGAGGCGATCTGCCACTCCAAGATCCTCGAGGAGTACGCCGAGCCCGGCATGTTGATCATCGGGACCGATTCGCACACGCCGCACGCCGGTGCCATCGGCGCGCTCGCCTTCGGCGTGGGGACGACGGCGATCTTCAACTCATGGATCACCAAGGACGTGCGCGTGAAGATTCCGCCCTCGTTCAAAGTGGTGATCACCGGAACGCCGCGCGCCAACGTCACGGCCAAGGACTACATGTTGGAGATCCTGCGCCATCCCTACATCCGGGATGGACACGCGATCGGCCAGATCATCGAATACGCGGGACCTGCCGTGGAGGCGCTCTCGGTTGACGAGCGCGCGACCATGACCAACATGGCGGCTGAGGTCGGTGCCTTCACCGGCCTCGTGGCCGCGGACGAGCGCGCCGTCGAGTTCATGGTACGCGAGCGCGGCATGGACGAAGCGCGCGCCCGCTCGTTGGTCGAGGGCATGCAGAGCGATCCCGGTGCGGAGTACGTGAAGATCATCGAGATCGATGCGTCCACGGTGCGCCCGATGGTGGCGCTGCCGGGAGACCCCGGCAACGGCCTCTACGTGGACGAGCTCGCCGACGGACCCATCCGGATCGACATCGCCTACGCAGGGTCGTGCACGGCGGGCAAGAAGGAGGACATGGACATGTACGCGCGCGTTTTCGCCGAGGCGCGCGAGCAAGGTCTTACGGTGCATCCGGACGTGCGCTGCTACATCCAGTGCGGCTCCATCGAAGTGCGGGAGTACTGCCGTGCGCAGGGCTACCTCGAGCTCTTCGAGGCCATGGGCGCGTCGTTCATCGAGCCCGGGTGTGGAGCCTGCATCAACGCGGGCCCCGGCGTGACCGCCGCGCCGGACGAGGTGTCCATCTCCTCGCAGAACCGCAACTTCCCCGGCCGCTCCGGACCCGGGCAGCTGTATCTGGCCTCGCCCTATACCGTGGCGGCCAGCGCGGTGGCGGGGCAGGTGGTGGAGTGGGTGCCGGGGCAGGCCATCCGCCCGCTAGCGGCGCGGGAGCCCCAGCTGGCCTGA
- a CDS encoding SDR family oxidoreductase: protein MAHNLLDGKTGIIFGALDELSIAWKVAERAHAEGARFILSNAPVALRMGKVKELAEQTGSELVAADATSVEDLGTLLDAAQAQFGKIDFVLHSIGMSPNVRKKRGYTDLNYDWLQKTWDVSAMSFHKIMQLLYQRELMNEWGSIVALSYVAAQRTFSEYGDMADAKALLESIARSFGYHFGKAFKVRVNTVSQSPTPTTAGTGVSGFDKMLAYGEVMSPLGNATADECADYCIALFSDYTRKVTMQNLFHDGGFSTTGVAREILEGL from the coding sequence ATGGCGCACAACCTCCTGGACGGCAAGACCGGCATCATCTTCGGAGCGCTGGACGAACTTTCCATCGCGTGGAAGGTCGCCGAACGCGCCCACGCGGAGGGCGCCCGCTTCATCCTGAGCAATGCGCCGGTGGCCCTGCGCATGGGCAAGGTGAAGGAGCTGGCGGAGCAGACCGGCTCTGAGTTGGTGGCCGCCGACGCAACCTCCGTCGAGGATCTGGGCACCCTGCTGGACGCCGCCCAGGCACAGTTCGGGAAGATCGACTTCGTGCTGCACTCGATCGGCATGTCGCCCAACGTGCGCAAGAAGCGGGGCTACACCGATCTGAACTATGATTGGCTCCAGAAGACCTGGGACGTCAGCGCCATGTCCTTCCACAAGATCATGCAGCTCCTCTACCAGAGAGAGCTCATGAACGAGTGGGGGTCCATCGTGGCGCTGTCGTACGTGGCCGCCCAGCGCACGTTTTCCGAGTATGGCGACATGGCCGACGCGAAGGCGTTGCTCGAGTCCATCGCGCGCAGCTTCGGCTATCACTTCGGAAAAGCGTTCAAAGTGCGCGTGAACACGGTGTCACAGTCACCGACGCCCACCACCGCGGGCACCGGCGTCTCCGGCTTCGACAAGATGCTGGCGTACGGGGAGGTGATGTCCCCGCTCGGCAACGCGACGGCCGACGAATGCGCGGACTACTGCATCGCCCTGTTCAGTGACTACACGCGCAAAGTCACCATGCAGAACCTCTTCCACGACGGTGGCTTCTCCACCACCGGTGTGGCGCGCGAGATCCTGGAAGGGTTGTAG
- a CDS encoding aspartate aminotransferase family protein, with protein MTHAFGERLPDLRVRPPGPKSQQWAARLRRVESRNVTFVSETFPVFWVRARGANVEDADGNIYLDLSGAFGVAAAGHTAEPIVQALHDQAEILVHGMGDIHPTPLKVELLERLARLAPWRSARGVLASSGSEAIEVALKTALLATGRTGVLAFEGSYHGLTLGALSVTHRDDFRAPFRSRLFEGVRFLPFPGGPSGAPVHEALTRVREVLAGRDGGPAVGAVLVEPIQGRGGVRVPPPGFLSQVAELAHTAGALMICDEIFTGLGRTGRMFAFEHEGLSPDVICLGKALGGGMPLSACLAPRRVMDAWPESAGEALQTSTFLGHPLSCAAALAFLDVLEKEGLVRRAREVGDRLQSRLRDRLGALPGVRDVRGRGLMIGIELSVGDGQRSGSEVAEALLRRGILLLPAGPQGNVLELVPPLTIAEHQLDFAVETLVAELG; from the coding sequence ATGACCCACGCCTTCGGCGAGCGGCTTCCCGACCTGCGCGTACGGCCACCCGGACCCAAGTCTCAGCAGTGGGCCGCGCGGCTGCGCAGAGTGGAGTCCCGCAACGTCACCTTCGTCTCGGAGACCTTTCCGGTCTTCTGGGTTCGCGCGCGCGGCGCCAACGTCGAGGACGCGGATGGCAACATCTACCTCGATCTGAGCGGCGCGTTCGGTGTGGCGGCAGCCGGCCACACGGCCGAGCCCATCGTGCAGGCGCTACACGACCAGGCCGAGATCCTGGTGCATGGCATGGGGGACATCCACCCCACGCCGTTGAAGGTGGAGTTGCTGGAGCGGCTGGCGCGGCTGGCACCGTGGCGTTCGGCGCGGGGCGTGTTGGCGTCGTCGGGCTCGGAGGCCATCGAGGTCGCCTTGAAGACCGCGCTGCTGGCCACGGGTCGCACGGGGGTGCTCGCGTTCGAGGGCTCCTACCACGGGTTGACGCTGGGCGCGCTGTCGGTCACGCACCGTGACGACTTTCGTGCACCGTTCCGAAGCCGGTTGTTCGAGGGTGTGCGCTTCCTGCCCTTCCCGGGCGGACCGTCGGGGGCACCCGTGCACGAGGCATTGACCCGCGTGCGCGAGGTCCTGGCCGGGAGGGACGGTGGCCCGGCCGTAGGGGCCGTGCTCGTCGAGCCCATCCAGGGCCGTGGCGGGGTGCGGGTGCCGCCTCCGGGATTTCTGAGCCAGGTGGCAGAGCTGGCCCATACGGCCGGTGCGCTGATGATCTGCGACGAGATCTTCACCGGACTCGGGCGTACGGGCCGTATGTTCGCGTTCGAACACGAGGGGCTGAGTCCCGACGTGATCTGCTTGGGCAAGGCGCTGGGCGGGGGAATGCCGTTGTCGGCTTGCTTGGCGCCCCGTCGCGTCATGGATGCCTGGCCCGAGTCCGCCGGTGAAGCCCTGCAGACGAGCACCTTCCTGGGCCACCCGCTCTCCTGCGCCGCCGCGCTGGCGTTCCTGGACGTGCTGGAAAAGGAGGGCCTGGTGCGCCGAGCCCGCGAGGTCGGCGACCGCCTGCAGTCGCGGCTGCGGGACCGGCTCGGGGCCCTTCCCGGTGTTCGCGACGTCCGGGGCCGCGGACTGATGATCGGGATCGAGCTCTCGGTAGGCGATGGCCAACGCAGCGGGTCCGAGGTGGCCGAGGCGCTGCTGCGTCGCGGGATCCTCCTCCTGCCTGCGGGTCCCCAAGGGAACGTGTTGGAGCTGGTGCCGCCGCTCACGATCGCGGAGCATCAGTTGGACTTCGCGGTGGAGACGTTGGTCGCGGAGCTGGGTTGA
- a CDS encoding calcium/sodium antiporter, with product MGELLPRVLLLAGGVGALYFGAEWLIRGAAALAQRFGVPPIVVGLTVVSLGTSAPELAVSIRAALGGASDIAIGNVLGSNLANVGLVLGLTALIQPLTVAARVVQREIPIMIGITLLLYPLILDLEVSRLDGVVLVGLLVAYLLYVMRASKEEPEAVLEEFSEFIEEFPDGKPTTRTTLRDLGLILVGLSALVIGGNAIVASAIYIASALGVSEIVIGMTVVAVGTSLPELATSIVAGVRGEADIAVGNIIGSNIFNIGGVLGVTSIVAPIPVGSDVPHLHLLAVLFLSLLVFPFAKTSYRVQRLEGTLLCLTYVGLGLWIFW from the coding sequence ATGGGTGAGCTGCTTCCGCGGGTCCTGTTGCTGGCCGGCGGTGTGGGCGCCCTGTACTTCGGTGCCGAGTGGCTCATTCGCGGAGCCGCCGCGTTGGCGCAGCGGTTCGGCGTGCCGCCCATCGTGGTCGGTCTCACCGTGGTTTCGCTGGGGACGTCCGCGCCCGAGCTGGCGGTGAGCATCCGCGCAGCGCTGGGCGGCGCTTCGGACATCGCCATCGGCAACGTGCTGGGGTCCAACCTTGCCAACGTGGGTCTGGTGCTGGGGCTCACGGCCCTGATCCAGCCGCTCACGGTCGCCGCCCGCGTGGTTCAGCGGGAGATCCCCATCATGATCGGGATCACGCTCCTGCTCTATCCGCTCATCCTCGATCTCGAGGTGAGCCGCTTGGACGGCGTGGTGCTGGTGGGGTTGCTGGTCGCGTACCTCCTCTACGTGATGCGCGCGTCCAAGGAGGAGCCGGAAGCCGTCCTCGAGGAGTTCAGCGAGTTCATCGAGGAGTTTCCGGACGGCAAACCCACCACGCGCACCACGCTGCGCGACCTGGGCCTCATCCTGGTCGGCCTTTCTGCGTTGGTGATCGGTGGCAACGCCATCGTGGCTTCGGCCATCTACATCGCCAGCGCTCTGGGCGTCTCGGAGATCGTGATCGGCATGACCGTGGTCGCGGTCGGGACCTCCTTGCCCGAGCTGGCGACCTCGATCGTCGCCGGGGTGCGCGGCGAGGCCGACATCGCCGTGGGCAACATCATCGGCTCCAACATCTTCAACATCGGGGGCGTGCTGGGCGTCACCTCCATTGTGGCTCCGATCCCGGTGGGGAGCGACGTGCCCCACCTCCATCTCCTGGCGGTGCTGTTCCTCTCTCTGCTGGTCTTCCCCTTCGCCAAGACCAGCTACCGCGTGCAGCGCCTCGAAGGCACCCTGCTGTGCCTGACCTACGTCGGGCTGGGGCTCTGGATCTTCTGGTGA
- the polX gene encoding DNA polymerase/3'-5' exonuclease PolX yields MENFEIARILGEVADLLEIQGANSFRVRAYRNASRAVAQLTRPLAEMVEGNEDLTELPDIGETVAANIVELLETGTLQRLEELGREIPISLVELTRLEGIGPKKAARLWKELDVTDLEQLEAAVKAGRVETLPGFGPKSAAKILAAIDERRKQRGRMLLSEAEAFLTPLLRHMEKAPGLDRLEVAGSYRRRRETIGDLDLLVTVKGEGARVVDHFASYPAVERITGQGDTKGSVVLRSGPAVDLRVVPPESLGSALLYFTGSKEHNVELRTQAVRDGLKVSEWGIFRVTEEGEEGERIAGRTEEECYRVLGLPWIPPELRENRGEIEAARKGALPDLVTVKHLRGEVHAHTDWSDGALSVRELAEACLARGLQYLVVTDHTPAVGVAGGLTAKRVRAQWDAIERAREKVEGIRIFRGLEVDILKDGSLDMEDEVLDELDFVIVAVHTYMALDKSEMTERVVRALRHPAVDLLAHPTGRLLNRREPYGIDMETVLHAAAEQDVAVEINSSPRRLDLSDVHLARARELGVPVAITTDAHKAKDLDNARYGVDQARRAWLERDDVLNARTATQFAKWLRRRHG; encoded by the coding sequence ATGGAGAACTTCGAGATCGCGCGGATCCTCGGTGAGGTGGCCGATCTCCTGGAGATCCAGGGCGCGAACTCGTTTCGGGTGCGGGCCTACCGCAACGCCTCCAGAGCCGTGGCCCAGCTCACCCGGCCCCTGGCCGAGATGGTCGAGGGCAACGAGGACCTGACCGAGCTCCCCGACATCGGTGAGACGGTGGCCGCCAACATCGTGGAGCTACTTGAGACGGGAACGCTCCAGCGCCTGGAGGAGCTGGGGCGGGAGATCCCGATCTCCCTGGTCGAGCTGACACGCCTGGAGGGGATCGGGCCCAAGAAGGCGGCCCGGCTCTGGAAGGAGCTCGACGTTACCGACCTCGAGCAGCTGGAGGCCGCGGTGAAGGCCGGGCGGGTGGAGACGTTGCCCGGGTTCGGCCCCAAGAGCGCCGCCAAGATCCTCGCGGCCATCGACGAGCGCCGGAAGCAGCGGGGGCGGATGCTGCTCTCGGAGGCCGAGGCGTTCCTGACCCCCCTGCTTCGGCACATGGAGAAGGCGCCGGGGCTCGACCGCCTGGAAGTGGCCGGTTCCTACCGGCGGCGGCGGGAGACGATTGGTGACCTGGACCTGCTGGTGACGGTCAAAGGGGAGGGAGCCCGGGTCGTGGACCACTTCGCCTCCTACCCGGCGGTGGAACGGATCACCGGCCAGGGGGACACCAAAGGAAGCGTGGTGCTGCGCTCGGGCCCGGCGGTGGATCTCAGGGTGGTCCCGCCGGAGAGCCTGGGGTCGGCGCTTCTGTATTTCACGGGCTCCAAGGAGCACAACGTGGAGCTTCGCACCCAGGCCGTCCGCGACGGGCTCAAGGTCAGTGAGTGGGGCATCTTCCGGGTCACGGAGGAGGGCGAGGAGGGCGAGCGCATCGCGGGTCGCACGGAAGAGGAGTGCTACCGGGTCCTCGGACTCCCTTGGATCCCCCCGGAGCTGCGGGAGAACCGTGGCGAGATCGAGGCCGCTCGCAAAGGCGCATTGCCGGACCTCGTCACGGTGAAGCACCTTCGTGGAGAGGTGCATGCCCACACCGACTGGAGCGACGGTGCCCTGTCCGTGCGGGAGCTGGCCGAGGCCTGCCTGGCGCGAGGCCTCCAGTATCTGGTCGTGACCGACCACACGCCCGCGGTGGGCGTTGCCGGAGGACTCACGGCCAAGCGCGTGCGCGCGCAGTGGGATGCCATCGAGCGGGCGCGGGAAAAGGTGGAGGGCATCCGGATCTTCCGTGGGTTGGAGGTCGATATCCTGAAGGACGGCTCGCTGGACATGGAGGACGAGGTCCTGGACGAGCTCGACTTCGTCATCGTGGCGGTACACACCTACATGGCGCTCGACAAGTCGGAGATGACCGAGCGCGTGGTGCGTGCCCTGCGCCATCCCGCTGTCGATCTTCTGGCCCATCCTACCGGCCGGCTGCTCAACCGCCGTGAGCCGTACGGGATCGACATGGAAACCGTGCTCCACGCGGCAGCCGAGCAGGACGTCGCCGTGGAGATCAACTCGAGTCCGCGGCGGTTGGACCTTTCCGATGTGCACCTGGCGCGAGCGCGCGAGTTGGGGGTGCCGGTGGCCATCACCACCGACGCGCACAAGGCCAAAGACCTCGACAACGCGCGCTATGGCGTGGATCAGGCCCGCCGGGCCTGGCTCGAGCGCGACGACGTCTTGAACGCACGCACCGCGACGCAGTTCGCCAAGTGGCTGAGGCGGCGCCATGGGTGA
- the ligA gene encoding NAD-dependent DNA ligase LigA — protein sequence MAELRLAVEEHNYRYHVLDKPTVSDAEFDRLFRRLQELEERYPALRTPDSPTQRVGSEPLSTLPNFDHVVPMRSLDSSQEPADVKRFHERIMKALGGDPEFILEPKLDGASLELVYEDGHLVRAVTRGNGVTGEGVTENVRTIPSVPLKLRGTTPPALLSVRGEVMMFLSAFEELNQRLVERGEEPFVNPRNAAAGAIRQLDSRITAERPLHLIAYDVLHAEGVAVETDRQGLKWLAEWGFRVPDRVETASSLDEILDYHRRYEADRDTLDYEIDGVVIKVDDLDAREQLGSTSHHPRGAMAFKFEPRKEITRIDRIVVSVGRTGAMTPVALLRPVEVGGVTVSRATLHNREELARKDVREGDLVRIQRAGDVIPQVLERVPEPGHKRHAAYALPAACPACGTPVVLKGPFTLCPNRFGCPAQLKGRLVHFGSRGALDIEGLGEETAKLLVERELVHDLAGLFHLQAQQLEALPGFAEKSANNLVDAIQARRSTELARFVHGLGIPEVGATVARDLAGHFRTLDAILDATPEALEAVPGIGPKMSEAIRTFLDEPRTRRAIDRVASEMRTLTAPAAVKGGALSGKKIVFTGGLERFSREEAKERAEAEGAKVVSSVSKATDYVVAGSDAGSKLDKATELGVRVLTEEDFLTLLGEA from the coding sequence GTGGCAGAGCTCCGCCTGGCGGTCGAGGAGCACAACTACCGCTACCACGTCCTCGACAAGCCGACCGTCTCGGACGCGGAGTTCGACAGGCTCTTTCGGCGGCTGCAGGAGTTGGAAGAGCGCTATCCCGCCCTGCGCACGCCCGACTCCCCCACCCAGCGGGTCGGCAGCGAGCCGCTCTCCACACTCCCCAACTTCGACCACGTGGTGCCCATGCGCTCGCTGGACTCCAGCCAGGAGCCAGCCGATGTGAAGCGTTTCCACGAACGCATCATGAAGGCGCTGGGTGGCGACCCCGAGTTCATCCTGGAGCCCAAGCTGGATGGCGCCTCGCTGGAGCTGGTGTACGAAGACGGACATCTGGTGCGGGCAGTCACGCGCGGGAACGGGGTCACCGGTGAGGGCGTGACCGAAAACGTACGCACCATTCCCTCTGTGCCACTCAAGCTGCGTGGCACCACGCCGCCTGCGCTGCTTTCCGTGCGCGGCGAAGTCATGATGTTCCTTTCTGCCTTCGAGGAGCTCAACCAGCGGCTGGTCGAGCGCGGCGAGGAACCCTTCGTCAATCCGCGCAATGCGGCTGCCGGTGCCATCCGTCAACTCGATTCCCGGATCACGGCGGAACGTCCACTGCACCTGATCGCCTACGATGTGCTCCATGCGGAGGGCGTCGCGGTGGAGACCGACCGACAGGGTCTGAAGTGGCTCGCTGAATGGGGGTTTCGCGTTCCCGACCGGGTCGAGACCGCGTCCAGCCTGGACGAGATCCTCGACTATCACCGTCGCTACGAAGCGGACCGGGACACGCTCGACTACGAGATCGATGGCGTCGTCATCAAGGTCGACGACCTGGATGCGCGCGAGCAGTTGGGCTCCACCTCGCACCACCCCCGTGGAGCGATGGCGTTCAAGTTCGAGCCACGCAAGGAGATCACGCGCATCGATCGCATCGTGGTCTCGGTGGGGCGGACCGGCGCCATGACGCCGGTGGCGCTGCTGCGACCGGTGGAGGTGGGCGGTGTCACCGTATCCCGCGCCACCCTGCACAACCGCGAAGAGTTGGCGCGCAAGGACGTACGGGAGGGAGACCTCGTCCGCATCCAACGCGCCGGAGATGTGATCCCGCAGGTCCTGGAGCGCGTGCCCGAGCCGGGCCACAAGCGGCACGCAGCGTATGCGCTTCCCGCCGCCTGTCCGGCCTGCGGTACGCCGGTGGTGCTCAAGGGACCCTTCACGCTCTGTCCCAACCGCTTCGGCTGCCCGGCCCAGCTCAAGGGTCGGCTGGTGCACTTCGGGTCGCGGGGCGCGCTCGACATCGAAGGCCTGGGGGAAGAGACCGCCAAGCTGTTGGTGGAGCGCGAGCTCGTGCACGATCTGGCTGGTCTCTTCCACCTGCAGGCCCAGCAGCTGGAGGCACTACCCGGGTTCGCCGAGAAGTCTGCCAACAACCTGGTGGACGCCATCCAGGCGCGGCGCAGCACGGAGCTCGCGCGTTTCGTGCACGGACTGGGAATCCCCGAGGTGGGAGCCACGGTTGCCCGCGATCTGGCCGGGCACTTTCGCACGTTGGACGCCATCCTGGACGCCACGCCCGAAGCGCTGGAGGCGGTCCCCGGCATCGGCCCCAAGATGTCGGAGGCCATCCGCACGTTCCTGGACGAGCCGCGCACCCGCAGAGCCATCGATCGCGTGGCGTCCGAGATGAGGACGCTTACGGCGCCGGCGGCAGTGAAGGGCGGCGCACTGTCCGGAAAGAAGATCGTGTTCACCGGAGGCCTGGAGCGCTTCTCGCGCGAGGAGGCCAAAGAGCGCGCGGAGGCGGAGGGCGCCAAGGTCGTGTCCTCGGTCAGCAAGGCCACGGATTACGTGGTGGCGGGCAGCGATGCGGGCTCCAAGCTGGACAAGGCCACTGAGTTGGGCGTGCGGGTCCTCACGGAGGAGGACTTCCTGACGCTGCTGGGAGAGGCCTGA
- a CDS encoding M20/M25/M40 family metallo-hydrolase: protein MSTASRDEFLEDALARYVATPSVNPAFSDGSTHEAAMASVVARDLEEAGLEVTVIAAGPGRDSVVGRLPGTGGGRSLMLNGHLDTVGPGGMERPFEPRLEGRHLHGRGSYDMKSGLASCVAAARALARGPRLAGDVVVTAVADEEEASLGMQAVLAAVRTDGAIVTEPTELEICIAHKGFLWVELVTHGRAAHGSRFREGIDANLRMGRVLAALEPLERALREGTGHALLGPGSMHVGTLHGGAGLSVYADRCVAGLERRTLPGERTDEILAELQGLLDTLTWQDPSFRAELRLLLERAPFEAHDGSDVVRTLDRAFAQVQGASPRRQGGSYWMDAAFIQAAGIDTVVFGPSGTGAHADVEWVDLDSLQTHCRVLQQAARTYCAA from the coding sequence ATGAGTACCGCATCCCGAGACGAGTTCCTCGAAGACGCTCTGGCCCGCTATGTAGCCACCCCCTCCGTGAATCCGGCCTTCTCGGACGGCAGCACCCACGAAGCCGCCATGGCCTCCGTGGTGGCCCGCGATCTGGAGGAGGCGGGGCTCGAGGTAACGGTCATCGCGGCGGGTCCGGGACGGGACTCCGTGGTGGGCCGCCTGCCGGGGACGGGCGGTGGTCGCTCCCTGATGTTGAATGGGCACCTGGACACCGTCGGTCCCGGTGGGATGGAGCGACCGTTCGAGCCGCGTCTCGAGGGACGGCACCTGCACGGCCGGGGCTCCTACGACATGAAGTCGGGCCTGGCCAGCTGCGTGGCGGCCGCCCGGGCGCTGGCCCGGGGCCCGCGCCTGGCCGGCGACGTGGTGGTGACGGCCGTGGCCGACGAGGAGGAGGCCAGCCTGGGCATGCAGGCGGTCTTGGCGGCCGTCCGGACCGATGGTGCCATCGTCACGGAGCCCACCGAGCTGGAGATCTGCATAGCCCACAAGGGGTTCCTCTGGGTGGAGCTGGTCACGCACGGGCGCGCCGCGCACGGTTCGCGCTTCCGGGAAGGCATCGACGCCAACCTCCGCATGGGTCGCGTGCTGGCCGCCCTGGAACCGCTGGAGCGGGCGCTGCGGGAAGGCACCGGGCACGCGCTGCTGGGTCCCGGCTCCATGCACGTGGGCACGCTGCACGGGGGCGCGGGCCTCAGCGTGTACGCCGACCGCTGTGTGGCGGGGCTGGAGCGTCGCACGCTCCCCGGTGAGCGCACGGACGAGATCCTGGCCGAGCTACAGGGTCTACTGGACACGCTGACGTGGCAGGACCCCAGCTTCCGGGCAGAGCTTCGCCTGTTGTTGGAACGGGCTCCCTTCGAAGCGCACGACGGCTCCGACGTGGTCCGCACGCTGGACCGGGCGTTTGCACAGGTGCAGGGCGCGTCCCCACGACGTCAGGGCGGCAGCTATTGGATGGATGCGGCCTTCATCCAGGCCGCGGGAATCGACACCGTGGTCTTCGGTCCTTCGGGCACCGGTGCACACGCCGACGTCGAGTGGGTGGACCTG